The genomic window CCGCGGCGGCCGATCGGCGAGCGGCTTCCAGTAGGCGCAGCGTGGCGACGGCGTCGCGCGGGTCGACCGGAACCGCACCGCCGTCGAGCAGGGCGGTGGCCAGCGCGGCGTAGAAGGCGGGATAGTCGCCGGCGATGGTGGGCACGGGTTCGACGGCGGGCTCGGCGCCGAATACGCCCCAGTGTTCGGGTTCGACTGTGCCCCAAGGCTCGCCGTCATCGGGGCGGCGACCGGAGCGCAACGCACTCTCCTGCGGATCGAGGCCGTAGGTGACGTATCCGGCCTGGGAACCGAGCACCCGGAATCGCGGACCGAGTTGCGGCGCAACGGCACTCATCCACAGGTGGGAGCGCACGCCGGAGGTGTGGGTGAGCGCGACGAAGGCGTCGTCGTCGGTCTGAATGCCCTCGCGTCGCCGATCCAGTTCGCAGTACACCGATTTCACCGGGCCGAACAGGGTCAGCGCCTGATCGATGAGATGACTGCCGAGGTCGAAGAGCAGCCCCGCACCGTCGGCCGCATCGCCCATCTCCCGCCAGCCGCCCTTCGGCACCGGACGCCAGCGCTCGAACCGGGACTCGAAGCGCAGCACCTGCCCGAGCCGACCCGCTTCGGCGAGCGTGCGCACGGTCAGGAAGTCGCCATCCCAGCGCCGGTTCTGGAAGACGGTCAGCGCCACACCGGCTTGCTCGGCCCGTTCGACCAGCTCTTCGGCCTCGGCGACCGTCACCGCGAACGGCTTGTCGACCACCACCGGCAAGCCCGCCGTCAATGCCTGCCTGGCCAACGGCGCGTGGGTGCGGTTCGGCGTCGCGATGACCACGAGGTCGATCCCGGCGGGATTCGCGAACAGCTCGTCGGCGGTGGCGACGACCCGTACGCCGGGGTGTTCCCGTTCGGCCTGCGCCGCCCGTTCGGCCGACGACGTGACCACCGCCGCCACCCGCATTCGCGGTTCGGCGGCGATCAGCGGAGCGTGGAACACCGACCCCGCCAACCCGTACCCGACAACAGCGACCTCGAGAGTTGGCATTCCTCGACGCTAACGGATCGTCCCAGGAATTCGGGTCGTGCTCGCTTGCCTGTCGCTGACTAGCGTGCGGTGCATGCGGGGCAGGACGACTCAGTGGGGCCCGGTCCTGGGTCTGTTGCTGGTGGCGCCGTTTATCGGGGAGTTCCTGCTCGGCAATATGACCCTTGCCGAGTTGCCGGTCGGCCTGCTGCTCGCCCCGATGTACGGCTGCGGTGCGCTGCTGGTGCGCGAGGTGGGCAGGCGGTGGCGTGGCTGGCCGACGATGGTGTTGCTCGCCGCGGCGTACGCGTTGTTCGAGGAGGGGCCGGTCGATCAACTGCTGTGGAACGACTCGTACGCGGGTCATGATCTGCTGCACGGACCGAGCTTCATTCCGGCGATCGGTATGAGTGTCGAACTGACCCAAGCGGTTCTGGCCTTGCACACCGTCTGGAGCGTTTGCGTGCCGATCGCGTTGGTCGAAGCCATCGCGGTATCCAGTCGAGACCGGCCGTGGCTCGGGCGAACCGGCCTCATAGTGACCGCGGTGCTGTTCGTGCTCGGTGCGACGCTGGTGTTCGCGGGCAACTACAGCGTCGAGCACTTCATTGCCGCGCCGGGACAGATCGCGGCGGTTGTTGCCGTCATGGTGGTGCTCGTCGTTGCTGCTTTTGTGGCGGTGCCCGCGCGCCGGGAGCGCACTGCGGGAGATCCACCGGCACCGTTGCTGGTCGGACTTGTCTCCTTTGCCGTGACAAGCGCCTATTGGGGCCCGAGCACGCTCATCGTGGCCAATTGGTACGAATGGGTCGGGGTCGCGGTCTGGTTCTTTCTCGTCGCGATCGGTGTGTGCCTGGTGCTGCGGTGGACCCAGCGCGCCGGGTGGACCGAGGCACATACCTGTGCCCTGGCGGTGGGGGCGACGCTGACCTACGTGTGGGTCTCGTTCCCGACTCGGCCGGAGAGCGGAGGATCGGTGGTTGTCGATCTGGCCTCGAACGTTGTGTTCGGTGTGCTTGCCTGTTCGCTCGTGCTCTGGGCTACCCGACGGGCAGCGCGCGAGCCGGGTCACGGGCCATGGGTCGGTGCGGCGAGTTCGGGTGCGAGAGGTACCTGACCGGCCTCACCGAGGGACTTCCGCAACAGTGAGGCAACCCGGTCGTGCTTACGGCAGCGATCCTTCGTGGCCACAGCGCGTTGCCGAGGTGCAGAAGCTTCCATTCGGAAATAACACTGCGCCGCAGTGCTTCTCGTCACGAGAGGGGCCTCCGGACTGCTGGTTTACGCCGTATTCTCCTGTGATAAATCAGCAATTAGCTGGCAAATCTGAGAGTAATCTTAGAACTGTTTCCTAACGGGCAAAACGGAAATCGGAGTGCGTGACAAGCGTCACCGCAATGTATTTGTGCGGGGTAAATGTCCGATTGTTTGCCCGCATTCGCGCACTCTGAAGTGGTGCTTTACGGAACATTTACAATACGGGCAGTGACCTGGGTCAACGTGCCTTCAGTTGCGCGCGTCACGGTTAGCTGTCGAAATACTGGGCACACTCATCTACCGTAGTGAAACGTCGCTTAGTCAATGGTGATACGGCGTTCTATATCGCCCACTTCTCGCATACCCAAACGGAGGCCGCACATGCGTGTGCCGCTGATTACGGCGAAGAAAACCCGAACCGAAACGATTACCCGGATACCCGGGCATGTGGTTCCGCGTCTGTCCACGGACATGCTCACCCGACTTCCCGCCACGGTCGCCAGGCCAGGATTCGCCCCGCGCAGCTTGACCGCCGGGATCCTGCACCTCGGCTGCGGTTCCTTCCACCGGGCACACCAGGCCCTGGCCACCCAGCACGCGATGAACGAGACCGGCGACCCCCGCTGGGGGATCACCGCCGTCGCGATCAACCGTCCGACGGTCGT from Nocardia iowensis includes these protein-coding regions:
- a CDS encoding Gfo/Idh/MocA family protein is translated as MPTLEVAVVGYGLAGSVFHAPLIAAEPRMRVAAVVTSSAERAAQAEREHPGVRVVATADELFANPAGIDLVVIATPNRTHAPLARQALTAGLPVVVDKPFAVTVAEAEELVERAEQAGVALTVFQNRRWDGDFLTVRTLAEAGRLGQVLRFESRFERWRPVPKGGWREMGDAADGAGLLFDLGSHLIDQALTLFGPVKSVYCELDRRREGIQTDDDAFVALTHTSGVRSHLWMSAVAPQLGPRFRVLGSQAGYVTYGLDPQESALRSGRRPDDGEPWGTVEPEHWGVFGAEPAVEPVPTIAGDYPAFYAALATALLDGGAVPVDPRDAVATLRLLEAARRSAAAGEVVAGVKRRQR